CCGCTTCATCGGCAGTCACTTGATGGCCTGATGAAGATGAAAGGGATTGATATTCTGAAACACGTGCATTAACCTTATCTTTATTAACCTCAGTACTTTTTTGTACTGGCTGCTCGGTGGTTATTTTATCGACGCTTTGCGCTTGCTTTTGAGTTTCAGTAGCAAGTTGTTGCTGTTTTGAATCATAGGGATCATTTCGTTGTAAGGTGACTGGTTGCTTGATAACATTTGCTGTGCCGGAAATGTCCATTGTCATAGCCTCAATTAATACAGATAGGGTAATTATGGTACATTAATGGATAAATTTCTATCTTAATTGTATATAAATTAAACTAACTAATTAGTGATTGCATTTGTGAGCTGGTTAGGCGTTTTACCTGTTTTTTTTCAAATCCAGCTGTTCTGTTGCTAAGTGGATAATTACCTTAGCTACATCAGTGGCATCAATCGGTTTATAATTTTGCAATGAACCTAGCATGCATGGGCTAATCACTTGCATAACACATTGTAGTACTCTTTCATCCATTCTAGGGTCATCACGTGGCCCAGCTAAGGGACCTGGTTGGAGAAATGTAATTGTTTTAAAAGTGAGTTGCTGTAGCCTCATTTCCATCTCCCCTTTACAACGAAGGTAATGAGAAACCCCTTTAGGGGAGGCGCCCAAGCATGATATGACAATAATATGCTCTACACCTAATGTGAGCATATCCTTTGCGACCTTAATCACGAGCTCTACATCGATAGCGTGTAACTGCTTTTTACTACCCGCTTTTTTGATGGTTGTGCCTAGTGCGATCACCGCAACTATTGGAAATTTTGGGGATCTATAAAACTAGGAATATCTAATTTTTCATCTAACCACTGGGTTAATTTAGCGGCTTTTATTGTAATTGGGCGTCGCGAAAGCGAATAGACATGGGTTATTTTTTCGCACTGTAATGCTGCCTCTAATGTTGATTTTCCCACTAAACCAGTTGCACCAGCGATGATCATTTCTATCGGTTGCGACATATTTTCCCTCAGCGTTAATTAAGGTTGTTGCTAATATTTTCTGCCAATATATCAAGATGCCTTGTCAGGTGTTAGCTCGGATAGCAGATCGTTAGGAAAGTGTATACCGGCTTGTAGGCGAGCTTCAGTTAGCACGTCGATTACCACGAGTGAGTGGTCCAGCAATGCTAAACAAGCGGCATAATTGTTACTGTGGTAGAGAGCCGCGAATACTTTAAATTCATCAACCATACGATTGCTATATTCCCCTTTATTGGTTGATATAGAAGCCTCCTCTATTAACTTAAATTCTACCTCTTTAGCTTCGTTAGTTGGCCCGGCTATTTTCACGTAACCCTTTGTACCTTGCACCGTTGCATGACATGGGCTTTGTGAATCTTTAGCGGCACTACATATCGCAGTGAAATGCGGGTAGTTCATCACTAAAACACCTGAAGTGTCGATACCATTAAAACCGATGTTAGCGTGATAATGTAGCGATTCTGGTTTACCGAAAAGTCGACAAACAAAGTGAATGTTATAGACATTGATATCGAACAGCGAGCCGCCTGAGTAGGCTGGATCAAACGCCGCTAATACTTCGCCCTGTTGGTATTTAGGGTAACGACTGGAAAACTGTGAGTAATTGCACTGTATTAGTTTAATCTCCCCGATTTCAGCTAACTTTTCCTTTACATAGGCAAGGTTCTTTGAGTGGATCAAGGTGATCGCTTCGAACAGATATAATTTTTTCTCTCGTGCTAAATCTGCGAGTTCTTTTAGTTCGTGATAGTTTGAGGTAAATGGTTTTTCACATATCACATGTTTTCCTGCGAGTAGGGCACGTTTACTGTAGTGATGGTGTAGGCTGTTAGGAATACCAATATAGATCATTTCGATATCAGCATCTTCAAGAAATCGATCGTAATCGCAGTAAATTTTGTTAATGCTATATTGTTTCTGTAGCTCCTCAGCTACTGCGCGCGATTTTTCGCGAACGACGATCGCTTGTATTGTTATTTCAGGCACATAGGTCAATGCTGCTAAGGCTTCTTTTACAATATTTCCTGAACCAACAATCCCAAGTTTCATCGTCTATCTCCTATCCGTTTGTCGTTGTCATAGAGGCTGCAGGTAACAGCGCTATGTCACTTTACAAATAATGTCCACTATACGCAAATAATGATGTTGATTCTGTTACGCTTTTCCTTGCTATCCCCTATGAGGGTTAATTAGCAATGTATTTTCGGTATATCCTTCCAATTAGTCGTGTATTGTGGGGTTAAAAACTGCCGTCGCATTGACCATTTTTCATTAACACCTTGACTGGCAAATAGTACGCTATCTCGACCATATTTTTGGTTAACATTATCAACTAAATTCATCAGTTGATTATCGTTTTGGGCGTCATTAAAGAGATCATATTGCTGGTGGTGTGTACTGCTCAAATTAACTAAACCGACACCTATTTTATAATATTGAATACCGGGTATATAAAGTCTCTGAATATCATTAGTGATTGCTTTAATTAAGGTTGGGGTGCTTTGCGTTGGCGGGGTAAAGTGTTTAATAATCTTAAAATAGCGGGGAGCGGTATCAAATGGGCTATTTGCCACAAAAGCCATTAAAGTACCACAAAGTGACCCTTGAATACGTAGTTTTTCGGCTGCGATAGTTATATGTTTAACAAGGGCTTGTTGTAAACAGGCGATATTTACAATACGTTGTCCCACGCTCCGTGTCGAAAATATTTGTCGCTTATCTGCGCGCGTTTCATCCCATCCTTTACATTTTTCACCATTTAATTCTTGAATAGTGCGTAGCAATTCAATATTGAAATTTTGTTCGATTATATGGCGCTTTAACTGGAGTAGTTTGGTCACACTATTAACCCCCATATCGCAGAGTTTTCTATTTGTTTTACGGCCAATTCCCCATACCTCACTAGGCGATATATTTTTGAAGATATGATTCGTCATATCAGCAGGGGTTAATAGAGAGACGCCATTCGAGTCAGGTGATTTTTTGGCGATGTGATTGGCAAGCTTTGCTAATGTCATCGTCGCCCCTAAACCGACACAAACAGGTAAGCGCGCCTCCTTCCAGACTGCTTTGCGCATTTCCTGTGCATCTTGAATAAGGTTGGGAATGGTTAAAAAATCTGCAAATAAAAGAAAGCATTCATCAATGGAGTAGATATGCTGTATAGGCGCAAATCGCCCAATAATTTGCATCATTTTGCCAGAGAGATCTCCATATAACTCATAGTTAGAGGAGCAAACTATTATACCCTTTGTGTTACATAGTGTTCGATATTTAAAATAGGGCTGAAATTTTTTAATACCCAAGGATATGGCTTGTTTATTCGCAGCGATAATACAGCCATCGTTATTAGATAGCACAACCATTGGCTTACCACGCCATTCGGGGCGGAAAACTTGCTCAGAGCTGCAATAAAATGCGTTCGCATCAACTAATGCATACATTAAGTGATATTCTCTAAAAGGTGGCTGGGGCGATGACATCGAATGGATCGGATCACCACGCCTTCAATCGTAAATTGGTCATTTTCTCGTATTGATATAGCATGGAAGTACTGATTAGCCGAGAGTAGCATCCGATTAGGTATATCGATAATTTTGCAAATAAACTCACCATTCAAATTTGCCACAATAACATCTTGATTTTTAACCTGAATATGTCTGTCGATAATTAAAATATCGCCACTAAAAATACCAATTCCTTGCATAGAGTGGCCATCAGCTTTACCAATAAAAGTTGAGCTTGGGTGGTCGACAAGCAGCGCATCGAGGCTTAATGGCAATTGAAGATAATCACTCGCAGGAGATTCAAATCCGGTAATGCCTGCACTTGCAGGTATAGGTATAATGTTCATAGCGACCTAGCTGTATAAATAAACAGTATTATTATAATGAACAAATTGATAAGTACAAGGGGAAAAATAAATCGATTTATTGGAATATTGAAGTTGATTAGTTGTAATGCATTTGTTAACAGTGTTAACTTAATGTCCTCCTTGCATTGCTTTATATAAACCTAAGTCATTATTGGGTTGAGCTTCGTGATAAACCAAGGCAATTAACTGTTACCGATAAGAGACTTCTTCTATGTCATCATCCCGATTAATCCTTGTTACCGTCATTGCAATGATCGCCTTTGCTGGTAATTCATTGCTCTGTAGATTGGCTTTTAACGAGACGAACATTGATGCGGCGAGTTTTACAACGATTAGAATTTTATCCGCTGTCGTGATGCTCGCTGTCGTCGTTACTTTGAAAAATCGTCAGCTAATATGGGGAGGTAATTGGATTTCTGCGATTTCGCTACTAGCTTATGCAGCGGGATTTTCATTTGCTTACCTAAGTCTTCCTGCTGCTACTGGTGCGCTTCTGCTGTTTGGTGCCGTGCAAGCTACAATGATCAGTTATGGCGTGTTTGCCGGGGAGTTGACGAATATTAAACAGTTTTCAGGTATTGCGTTGGCATTAGGTGGTTTAATTGTGCTTTTCTTGCCTGGGTTAGCGTCGCCCCCTTTAGTGGGATCGCTACTGATGCTAGGCGCAGGTATCGCATGGGGATCTATTCGTTGCGTGGACGAAGTGCTGGTGATGCAACGCAAGAAACATCTGGTAATTTTCTCCGTGCGGCTCCACTCGCATTAGTGGTAAGCATGTTAATGATACCGCAAATGAGTGTCGATTATTCCGGAATTGTGTATGCCGTGGCATCGGGTGCGTTAGCATCGGGTATCGGCTACGCACTTTGGTATAGCGTTTTACCTTATTTGAAAGCCACAAGCGCAGCAACCGTTCAACTAAGTGTTCCAGTAATAACTGCACTAGGTGGTGTGGTTTTGTTGGGCGAACCAATTACGTTTAGGTTAGTGTTAGCATCCTGTGCAATTTTAGGGGGAATCTGTATATATATTTTAGCGAAGGGAGACGCAGCCGTTGCCCACAAAAAATAAGCGAGGATGTTTTTTAAGCACTTTTCCTGCATAAAATTGAGGCAATATATTTCATACCTATTGGTATTAGCCATTATGCTCTCTGTTGTTGATGAACGGACGCTATCAACTTCGAGTAGGTCGATCAATGCCACAGTAATCGGGATAAACTTCATTATAAAATCATATTGATTAGCAAATGCCGTGTACGACAGGCCAGATTAACAAAACATCTCCAGGTAACATGACGATATACAAGGAAGTATCATGCTGATAACGATCAGAAGTAGAGTGAATAAAGTTAAGAGCGGACTGACTCGCCTAAATAATCAACCGATTGGAAAGAGTGTGTTAACCATTGTACTGTTTCTTGATTTATTCATTTTAATGTCAATTTTTCAAGGCTTAGATGATCACACCCGACAGTTAACAACACCCTATGAATACGTCCCGCAGAATTGCCGAGATATTGTTATTGATGAACAGTGGAATGAGAATAATAGACTTACTCTCACCGCAAAAATGGTCTCAAGGCAGCGCAGTCATTATGGTTATCTAGATGAAAATCACCGAGACCAAGAAGTGCATCCTATCTGCCTATCAATATCAACGCTATTGCATGCAATTGAAACGGATAAAACACTTTCTAGCAATCTGAGTTTATTGCTTAAGTTAAGAGGGCAAGTGGTTGATGTTAAGTCTCAACTTGATCGTATAAAGGGGGCATATGATACAACGCTTTTAGAGGATATTGCAGATAATAGTACAAAAGAAAATCCCGTTTCGTTCAAAAAAGAGGTCTCGCTATTAAGCAATAAACTAAATGCCTTAGTAAAGGAAGAGGGGGGATTGGTCGATGAACTTATGCATAATCGGCAACTGGTTGAATTTTTTGATGTAATTGATACCTCATCGACTAAAAATAGAGACATTCTTTTAGCGGAATTACGCGATTTAAATTTTTGGTATCCAGCAAAGCGTTTGGCGATGGAGATGCTATTTTTGCTACCGCTTGTCATCATCTT
This window of the Psychromonas sp. MME1 genome carries:
- a CDS encoding Gfo/Idh/MocA family oxidoreductase; translation: MKLGIVGSGNIVKEALAALTYVPEITIQAIVVREKSRAVAEELQKQYSINKIYCDYDRFLEDADIEMIYIGIPNSLHHHYSKRALLAGKHVICEKPFTSNYHELKELADLAREKKLYLFEAITLIHSKNLAYVKEKLAEIGEIKLIQCNYSQFSSRYPKYQQGEVLAAFDPAYSGGSLFDINVYNIHFVCRLFGKPESLHYHANIGFNGIDTSGVLVMNYPHFTAICSAAKDSQSPCHATVQGTKGYVKIAGPTNEAKEVEFKLIEEASISTNKGEYSNRMVDEFKVFAALYHSNNYAACLALLDHSLVVIDVLTEARLQAGIHFPNDLLSELTPDKAS
- a CDS encoding Y-family DNA polymerase translates to MYALVDANAFYCSSEQVFRPEWRGKPMVVLSNNDGCIIAANKQAISLGIKKFQPYFKYRTLCNTKGIIVCSSNYELYGDLSGKMMQIIGRFAPIQHIYSIDECFLLFADFLTIPNLIQDAQEMRKAVWKEARLPVCVGLGATMTLAKLANHIAKKSPDSNGVSLLTPADMTNHIFKNISPSEVWGIGRKTNRKLCDMGVNSVTKLLQLKRHIIEQNFNIELLRTIQELNGEKCKGWDETRADKRQIFSTRSVGQRIVNIACLQQALVKHITIAAEKLRIQGSLCGTLMAFVANSPFDTAPRYFKIIKHFTPPTQSTPTLIKAITNDIQRLYIPGIQYYKIGVGLVNLSSTHHQQYDLFNDAQNDNQLMNLVDNVNQKYGRDSVLFASQGVNEKWSMRRQFLTPQYTTNWKDIPKIHC
- a CDS encoding translesion error-prone DNA polymerase V autoproteolytic subunit, with product MNIIPIPASAGITGFESPASDYLQLPLSLDALLVDHPSSTFIGKADGHSMQGIGIFSGDILIIDRHIQVKNQDVIVANLNGEFICKIIDIPNRMLLSANQYFHAISIRENDQFTIEGVVIRSIRCHRPSHLLENIT
- a CDS encoding EamA family transporter; the protein is MLMIPQMSVDYSGIVYAVASGALASGIGYALWYSVLPYLKATSAATVQLSVPVITALGGVVLLGEPITFRLVLASCAILGGICIYILAKGDAAVAHKK